From the genome of Sphingobacterium sp. UGAL515B_05:
TAGACATTTTCATTACAATTGTCGAAAATCTTCTCTGTAATTTTAATGTATGGATAAAATAGCATTATCAGCATTGGATTTGGCTCCTATCAAAAAAGGAGAAAATACTGCGAGTGCCCTAGCACGTACCGTTAAAATCGCACAACATATAGAAAAACTGGATTTTAAAAGGATTTGGGTTGCTGAACATCATAACATGGAATATATTGCCAGCTCCGCAACATCCCTCCTTATACAGCATATTGCATCAAATACCAACCATATCCGCGTAGGATCGGGAGGAATTATGCTACCCAATCATGCTCCTCTAGTTATTGCAGAACAGTTTGGTACATTGGAGACATTATTTCCGGGACGTATTGACCTGGGTTTGGGCCGCGCTCCCGGCACAGACCAATTGACGGCAATGGCATTGCGCAGAAATAACCTGAATACCGCATTTCAATTTCCTCAAGAAGTGAAAGACTTGCAACGATATTTCAGTGCCGAAAACTTTGACGCAAAAGTTCGCGCCTTTCCTGGCGAAGGTTTGGATATTCCACTTTACATTTTGGGCTCGAGCACTGATAGCGCCTATTTGGCAGCTAGCCTAGGCCTTCCTTATGCCTTTGCGACACATTTTGCACCCGCGCAATTTGCTTCGGCGAGTATGATCTATCATCAGAATTTCGTGCCATCTGACGTGTTGGAAAAACCTTACTTCATCTCCTGTGTCAATGTTATAGCGGCAGACAGTACTGACGAAGCGGAATTTTTAGCAACAAGTTTCTATAATCTATTTGCCGGCATTGTAACAAATACAAGAAGACCGCTGTCAGAACCCACACAAGAAGTAATTTACAAAGGTATCCCAGCAATAGAGCAAGCTGTAAAAAGCATGGCTTCATGTGCTTTCATTGGTGACGGAGCTAAAATACGTCCAGAAATAGAGAAATTTGTAAAAGATCATAAAGTAGATGAGATTATGGCTACTTCTTACATTTTTGACGATGACAAATGCTGCAATTCATTTTCATTGCTAAAAGATGCGCTCGCCTAAAAAACGCTCGTTTTATATACGGTGAATTTTATATATTTAAATTAAATTCACCGTATATGAATATTTATAATGCCTTTGCTTTGCTATTGGGCTTGTTTTCCATTCAAGCATGTATAAATCCCTCTTCACAACAAAGTAGAGGTCTATCTGATACGATCAAGACATCGGACACGTTACCCCAAGTGACTGTAGGCAGCAATGTTGCTGCTGATTCCTCCAAAGGACAGATTTTTCTCGTTCGCAGCTACCGAATATGGGAAAAAGAGGATCCTACAACCGTCTTAGATAAAGACTGGTTTGACCTTTACGAGGAAAATGGCAAATATTATCTCGAAAAAGTAGACTATGAAATCAAGGATGGTTTTGACGATTGCGCCCAAGTGCCAACCAAAAATGTTGAATCGCGTAGAAACTCTGTGCTCTTTCTTAAATTGAAAGGACTCCAGGCCGGTTCCATAGAAAATGTAAAAGTGGCCCACTCCGAAATATGGCCAAAAGAGTCCGTTGAATATTCTTTTAAAAATCAAAAAGTCACGCTCAAAGCATTGGGAACAATAAAATCCACAGAGATACAAACCGATGAAAAAGGTCACGAGAAGTTGTTTCATGAGGTGACTAATTATAAATTAAACTATATACTGAATAAGGAGAATAAAGAAAAAACACTCTTTCAGGTTGATCAATATGATGATGTATTTATGTCTACACTTTTCGTTGGTGATATCGATCGGGATGGCGCCTTAGATTTTATTTTTTCTAACCCAAACAACTATGAGGAAGAAGCGATGTTTTTATTTCTGTCTAATCATGGTAATGCACTTACCTTTGAAGCTGATGTACAGTTTGATTGCTAAATAACAAGTAAAATGGCGAGAATTAACCTCTACCTACATCGGATGAAATCCATTGACCGGGCTTTGCTTTCAGTTTGCATGTTTCTCCTGATCTATCTTATATCGCCCATTCGATCCCTTCCCCTGTTGAACCTAATGTTATGCTGGTTTGGTTTTTGTGTCTCCTACATTGTTATATCTTGGTTTACTTTTTATACAATGCCTATTGCCACTATCGCAAAAAAGGCACAGCAAGAAGATGGCAGTCGCCTCTTCGTCTCCCTATTTATCATCCTAGTGACACTCGGATGTTTTGTTTCGGTCCTCATGATTATTGTATCCAGTAAGGACAGAGAGCTGAACGATGCTTATATCATTATCATCTGCATGCTAGCCATGCTGGCCTCCTGGGTATTGGTTCATACCATCTACACCTTTCATTATGCACGCCTATATTACGAAAATAAGTCAAATGGAGATGGCTTAGAGTTTCCAGGAGATGACAAACCCGATTACATCGATTTTGCCTATTTTTCATTTGTTATGGGATGCACATTCCAGGTATCCGATGTTGGTATCTCTTCCAAAAAGATACGACGGGTCGCACTATTTCATGGACTCCTCTCCTTTGCCTTAAATACATTTGTCGTAGCATTGACAATTAACATTATTTCGGGCTTAATCAATTGAGTTTTTAACCAAAAAACCTTATTTTAGTGCAAAAAATTACACACATGAAGTTGATTACCCCCTTAGTTGCGCTCAGTTTATTCATAATCCTAATCGCCTCATGTGCAAAAAATGAAGATACGGGTGGTGCTGCTGCCGATGCTAGTGGCAGCTTTATTGGTCGTGTCCAATATCAGGACAATTCTCTGGAAGTAGATCGGGATAATCGGCTGATACGTGTACTGAAAGAAAGCACAGATTCCTATAAAATCGAATTTTTCACAGGAGTTCCCAGCATTACATCGCTCAGACTCAGTCAAACGAATGATAGCACCTGGTCTTCTTCTGACTCCACAAGCTTAAAAGTGGTAACAATTAAAGGAAAGCTATTAACGATAAACTATCAGCTCAATAGTCAGAGCTGGAATGTGGTGGATGCAGTGCGTAAATAATAATCAATCTAAATTGTCATAATAACTTCATTTTTTGTTTGTAAATTATCTCCTTATCCTTATATTTAGTTAAGCATAAAAGGAAAAGAGAAATGAAACAATTCAATAAATTAGCTGCAATTGCATCCGTGTTTGCGATTACCCTTGCATTGAGCGCATTCAGCTTTCAGCAAGAAAAACCCAAGGAAGAACCTAAACCAACCAATTTAAAAGTTCTTCCGAAAAACATTTCCCATGATGAGTTGATTTCCACAATGAAGGAGTTCAATGTTGCTTTGGGTGTAAAATGCGGTTTTTGTCATGCCCCATCTAAAGAAGATCCTAAAAAGATGGATTTTGCAAGCGATGAGAATCACAAAAAGGAAATTGGTCGGGCTATGATCAAAATGACCCAGAAGATCAACAAAAAATATTTTAATCGTAGCTGGGATAATACACCAGCCAAAGCAATTTCCTGCAAAACCTGTCATGGAGGAAAAGAAGAACCGGAAATGGTCTTAGCGAAAAACTAATCAAACCACATATTCATGTAACACCATAGTACCCTGTATTATGGTGTTTTTCGTTTTTGCCCGTCGGACTATATGCACTCAACAACGATCTATAGAGATGGAAGTAAACTGCAAAATAATTCGAAAACAACTATGGATCAAGCAGAATTCTTGGGGGAATACAAAAAATTTCCTAGTTTAGTTTGTTTAATACAGATATCCCTTGCAAGACGCCGAACGTAAATTACTATCCCTATTGATGCCCGAAG
Proteins encoded in this window:
- a CDS encoding LLM class flavin-dependent oxidoreductase codes for the protein MDKIALSALDLAPIKKGENTASALARTVKIAQHIEKLDFKRIWVAEHHNMEYIASSATSLLIQHIASNTNHIRVGSGGIMLPNHAPLVIAEQFGTLETLFPGRIDLGLGRAPGTDQLTAMALRRNNLNTAFQFPQEVKDLQRYFSAENFDAKVRAFPGEGLDIPLYILGSSTDSAYLAASLGLPYAFATHFAPAQFASASMIYHQNFVPSDVLEKPYFISCVNVIAADSTDEAEFLATSFYNLFAGIVTNTRRPLSEPTQEVIYKGIPAIEQAVKSMASCAFIGDGAKIRPEIEKFVKDHKVDEIMATSYIFDDDKCCNSFSLLKDALA
- a CDS encoding DUF1345 domain-containing protein, giving the protein MARINLYLHRMKSIDRALLSVCMFLLIYLISPIRSLPLLNLMLCWFGFCVSYIVISWFTFYTMPIATIAKKAQQEDGSRLFVSLFIILVTLGCFVSVLMIIVSSKDRELNDAYIIIICMLAMLASWVLVHTIYTFHYARLYYENKSNGDGLEFPGDDKPDYIDFAYFSFVMGCTFQVSDVGISSKKIRRVALFHGLLSFALNTFVVALTINIISGLIN
- a CDS encoding c-type cytochrome codes for the protein MKQFNKLAAIASVFAITLALSAFSFQQEKPKEEPKPTNLKVLPKNISHDELISTMKEFNVALGVKCGFCHAPSKEDPKKMDFASDENHKKEIGRAMIKMTQKINKKYFNRSWDNTPAKAISCKTCHGGKEEPEMVLAKN